The Vairimorpha necatrix chromosome 1, complete sequence genome contains a region encoding:
- a CDS encoding ribonuclease H2 subunit A, whose translation MDKDINFAQLQKSDKKVIVGIDEAGRGPVLGYMVYCAMVFEIDNIPNELKDSKQLTDKSRRRLFSQLQDYNFAYKALHPSNITSRMLSQENLNNISWFTVVELLTLVTDKYSNIECIYVDTIGNCDQLKRFLELKFPNKIVVEPKADVKYPVVSGASIIAKVVRDDALSKFPGNLGSGYPGDPNTKLWLKNNINELFGWGSSVRYTWATVKNMLGYNKSRHFSGRLAGYFMHSE comes from the coding sequence ATGGATAAAGATATCAATTTTGCTCAATTACAAAAATCTGACAAAAAAGTCATAGTCGGCATTGATGAAGCAGGCAGAGGCCCTGTTCTCGGATACATGGTTTATTGTGCGATGGTATTTGAAATAGACAATATTCCTAATGAACTAAAAGATTCTAAACAGTTGACAGATAAATCTCGTCGGCGGCTTTTTAGTCAATTACAAGACTATAATTTTGCCTATAAAGCTCTACATCCCAGTAATATTACAAGTAGGATGCTTTCCCAAGAAAACttgaataatatttcttgGTTTACAGTAGTCGAATTATTAACATTAGTAACtgataaatattctaataTAGAGTGTATTTACGTCGATACTATCGGAAATTGCGACCAATTAAAGCGTTTTTTGGAGCTTAAATTTCCCAATAAGATTGTCGTAGAGCCGAAGGCTGATGTAAAATATCCAGTAGTATCTGGAGCAAGTATAATTGCCAAGGTTGTGAGAGATGACGCCCTGTCCAAATTTCCGGGGAATTTGGGGTCAGGTTATCCTGGGGATCCTAATACTAAATTATGGCTGAAGAATAATATCAATGAATTATTTGGATGGGGCTCAAGCGTGAGATACACATGGGCCACAGTAAAAAACATGTTAGGTTATAATAAATCGCGCCATTTTAGTGGACGACTGGCGGGATATTTTATGCATAGTGAATAA
- a CDS encoding transcription initiation factor TFIID subunit 8 (TAF8) yields MDEILNHVIIQIIKEVGYESASKKAILLLADSLKDQISSILKVLHCHTSHTSRQNSNMWNLLEIMSYKYLIFQSRPSRVYYPISQEEPLVDFKSPLSTYLERYIHIYDFMPPFPPTHTFRQTLVKNKEKEDKSELVKTRLEQSLRSERNLLKLIKSSGSLPSFVNYLYKK; encoded by the coding sequence ATGgatgaaattttaaatcacGTAATAATccaaataataaaagaagtGGGTTACGAGTCGGCAAGTAAAAAGGCCATTTTACTCCTAGCCGACTCTCTTAAAGACCAAATTTCTTCAATCTTGAAAGTTTTACACTGTCACACTTCCCACACTTCCAGACAGAATTCGAATATGTGGAACTTGTTAGAAATAATGagctataaatatttgatctTTCAAAGTAGACCAAGCCGAGTGTATTATCCTATAAGTCAAGAAGAGCCCTTAGTGGACTTTAAAAGTCCCCTTTCTACATATTTAGAGAGATACATTCACATTTACGACTTTATGCCCCCTTTCCCCCCTACGCACACTTTCAGGCAGAcacttgtaaaaaataaagagaaAGAAGATAAATCAGAATTAGTAAAAACAAGATTAGAACAGAGTTTAAGATCAGAAaggaatttattaaaattaataaagagCTCAGGATCTCTACCATCATTTGTGAATTATctctacaaaaaataa